Within the Bradyrhizobium cosmicum genome, the region GAGATAGCCGGTGACGACAGGCGGCAGCACCAGCGGCAGATGCACCACCGCGTCGAGAAATGATTTGCCCCAGAAATCGCGACGCGCAAGCAGCCACGCCAGCGCAATGCCGAACGGCGTTGCCACCAGCGTTGCGATCACGGCGACCCTGAGCGAGAGCAGGATCGCCGTCCATTCGGCGGGAGAGATGTCGAGCACGAAAATCAGGTCGCAAAACTCAGGTGGTCGGGCTGACCAGGAACTTGAAACCGTATTTTTCCAGGATGGTCTTGGCGGCGGTCGAGCGCAGGAAGGCGAGATAGTCGCTGGTCCAGGGTTTTGCGGTCGTGGTCGCGGCGACCGGATAGATGATCGCGGGATGCGAGTCGGCCGGGAAGGTGCCGACGATCTTCACGCCGGGCTCGACCTTGGCGTCGGTGGAATAGACGATGCCGAGGTTGGCTTCGCCGCGCGCCACCAGCGTCAGCGCGGCGCGCACGCTCTCGGCCATCGCGAATTTCGGCTCGGCAGCCTGCCAGGCGCCCAGCTTCTCCAGCGCCGCCTTCGCATACTTTCCTACCGGCACCGACTTGACGTCGCCGGTCGCGATCCTGCCGTCACCGGCGAGTTTTGCGAGATCGAAGCCCTGCGCGATGGTGACGTTGTCGAGCTTGGAATCCTTCGGGGCGATCAGCACGATGCTGTTGCCGAGCAAATTGACCCGGGTCGGCTCGTTGATGGTCTTCTTGGCTGTCGCGTAATCCATCCAGTCGGTATCGGCCGAGACGAACACGTCGGCCGGTGCGCCCTGCTCGATCTGCTTGGCGAGCACGGAGCTTGCGGCATAGCTGACGCTGAACTTGACGCCGGTTTTGACCGTATAGGCGGCGTCGATCTCGTCGAGCGCGTTCTTCATCGAGGCTGCCGCGAACACGGTGATGGTCTTGTCCTGTGCGGCGGCAGGCGACACGGCCGCGAGCAGAACGACGAAGGCGGAGAAAAGTACGGAAAGGCGGGACATCGGGGCGCTCCATGCGCGCGTGTGCGCGCCAATAGGGCACGCAAGACGGCGTTGGTTGAGTAAGGTTCGCGATCGGCGGACGCGCTGTTCCGGGAAGCCCGATGGACTTACGGTCCCTCAGGATGTCGCTGGGCGTGACCATAACAGGCTGGCGGAACAGGTCAAAGCCGACCTTCGAGGTCAAAGCTGACCTTTGAGGTCAAAGCCGAGCTTTCGCCCGCTCCCTGCCTATTCGCCCGGCAGGATCGCGATCGAGACGAGATTGTCCCCGGCGCCGCTGATCTGGAGCACGAAGGGCTGGGCCGACAGCTGGTATTTCATGGTCTTGCGGATGCCGTCGCAGTCGGTGGCGCCGCTGAAGGCCACCGGCTTGAGGACATGGCCGTCCTGGACCACGTCGACCCAGGCCCCGCCGGACAGGCTGATCGTATAGAGCCCGGCCTTCGCGGTCCTGACGCTGATGAAACCGGCAAAGGTGCCATCCTTCGGCGCCCGTTCGGGCGGTGTCGGCAGTTTTGCCTCCGTGGTCGCGACCAGCCCCAACGTGATCGCCGACGACGGCATCGCGGCCTGTTCGCTCCCCGACGCGAGCCTGGCACGATCCGGCGCAGTGAGCGCGGCGCGCTCGCGCGCGATCGGCCATTTGAACTTGTCGCAGCCGCTGGGCTCTTCGGCGGCGAGAGCGGAGGTGACGCCGAGCGAGAGCGCGGCGAGGATGGCGAGGGCGCGCATGTCAAATCCCATCGTTGGCCGCGCTGTGAATGCGGGGCTTGCGGTTAGGTATGAAGAGCGGGATGCGCGTCCCGGGATGCCACGGACTTACGGCACGGCGGCGAGGACGATCCTAGCGCATTCCGCGGGATAGGAGCCAGTAATGACTCTGTCATCCCGGGGCGCACGCAGCGCGAGCCCGGGATCCATAACCACGGGGAGGAATTTGGCGAAGACTCTGAGTTACTGGCTCGCGCCACAACCACTCCCGGTGGCTATGGATCCCGGGCTCGCTGCGCGCCCCGGGACGACAGCGAGTGATGAGGCGGCAGCTTGCCCTAAAGCACACCCTACGGCTTCGCGTCGCTCGCGTGCAGCACGACCTTGCAGGCGGCCGGCATCTGCGCCAGCGTCATCGGCGGCTTCGGCTTGGGCGGTTCCGGTGGCGGCTTCGGGTGCAGCACACCGTCGCTGAACCAATAGGCGAGATCGGCCGGCTTGCAGCCTTCGTCCTCGGATTGCGACGGCTGACCCTCGCATTCGCCCGCGCCCGCCGGGCAGTGCATGCGGATGTGGAAATGATAGTCGTGGCCCCACCACGGCCGGATCTTCGACAGCCAGGCGCGGTCGCCCTTGGCTTCGCGGCACAGCGCCTTCTTGATCGCGGCATTGACGAAAATGCGCTGCACCGCCGGCTCCCGCGCGGCGTCGCGCAGCACCAGCACATGGCCGGGCGTGAACACCTTCGGATCGACGTCGAGCCGGTCCTGCCGCACCATCATCACCGCCGACATCTCTTCGCGCTCCTCGCGCGAGAGCCGACGGTCCGGCATCGGCGTCAGCCAGATGTCGGCGTCGAGCCCGATCTGGTGGCTGGCATGGCCTGACAGCGCCGGCCCGCCGCGCGGCTGGGCGATGTCGCCGACCAGGATGCCGGGCCAGCCGGAATCCTTGCTCGCTTTGGCCGCGAGCCGCTTGATCAGCGCGATCATGTCGGGGTGGCCGAAATTGCGGTTACGCGACAGCCGCATCACCTGCCAATGGTCGCCGTTGAGCGGCATCGGCATGGCGCCGCCGATGCAGCCCCTGGTGTAGGAACCGATGACATGGGCCGGCCCCTTCGACGGCAACAGCTTGCGCGCAAACAGCTCCTTGGCGCCGAGCGTGGGATCATCTGGATTGGCGAGCGGCGGCAGGGGCTTTGGCGTGACGCTGCCCTTGTCCTGAGCCGGCGCGTCGCCGGCGGCCAGGAACGTCATGACAAGCAGGAGAGGTGCGAGGCGGCGGGGACTCATGCTGATCCTTATAGCCGAACGCCTCGTCAGGGTTAACAATCAGGCACGCAGCCGACGGCAGCTCACGCTGTCTTTACAGCCGCGGCCTCCGAGCGCACCTCGACCATCCGCGATCGTTCGAAAGTTCTGGATTTCGCGCCGTCCGGCCGCTTTTTTAACAGCGCGATAACCGTATCCTGCGTTGACCAATATTCGTGCGTGGAGCGGGATTCGCTTGATAGGTGCATGCAATCGGACGCGCCTCCGGAATTGATTCATGGAGAGCGCGCGTTTTTGCACCACCTCTCGCTCCGATTGCGACGAGGGAGCAGGATCGCCCTGCCCGCCGACGCCGTTCGCGCCTCCCAAACAGGCAAAACGGGCCGCCCGCAGCAGTCGCGAAGCCGACGGTCTCGGGGCGGTCCCGGCGAAGATTACTTTTTTTTCAGACACTTGCCTCAAAGCTTGCGGCCGCTGGACGCGGCGAGGACGAGTGAAGTTGGGTTTGGGGTCTCGAAAGACAAAAAAGCGAAAGCAGAGCGTGCTCGCGAGGGCTGGCCGACAGCCGCGCAAGCCGCGATTCGCGCGCGCGCCTCATCGGCCCGTTGAAGATGACGCGCTGGTGCAGAGCCGCGCCGAAGCCGAAGCGGCCATCGCCGAGGCCCGCAAATCGCATGAACGGCTGCGCCAGGCCGTCGATTTGCTGCCGCAGGGCATCGTGATCCTCGATCCGGAAGGCCGCTACGTCCTCTGGAACAAGCAATACGCCGAGATCTACAGCAAGACCGCCGATCTCTTCAAGGAAGGCGCCCGGCTGGAGGATACGCTGCGCGTCGGGGTTGCCCGCGGCGACTATCCGGAAGCCGCCGGCCACGAGGAAGAGTGGATCGCGCAGCGGCTGAAGAAGCTCTACGAGCCCGGCAAGCGGCATGAGCAGACGCTGTCGGATGGCCGTGTCATCCTGATCGAGGAGCGCCGCACCGATGACGGCGGTGTGGTCGGCCTGCGCGTCGACATCACCGAGTTGAAGCAGCGCGAGGCCTCGTTCCGGCTGCTGTTCGACGG harbors:
- the mepA gene encoding penicillin-insensitive murein endopeptidase; translated protein: MSPRRLAPLLLVMTFLAAGDAPAQDKGSVTPKPLPPLANPDDPTLGAKELFARKLLPSKGPAHVIGSYTRGCIGGAMPMPLNGDHWQVMRLSRNRNFGHPDMIALIKRLAAKASKDSGWPGILVGDIAQPRGGPALSGHASHQIGLDADIWLTPMPDRRLSREEREEMSAVMMVRQDRLDVDPKVFTPGHVLVLRDAAREPAVQRIFVNAAIKKALCREAKGDRAWLSKIRPWWGHDYHFHIRMHCPAGAGECEGQPSQSEDEGCKPADLAYWFSDGVLHPKPPPEPPKPKPPMTLAQMPAACKVVLHASDAKP
- the modA gene encoding molybdate ABC transporter substrate-binding protein — translated: MSRLSVLFSAFVVLLAAVSPAAAQDKTITVFAAASMKNALDEIDAAYTVKTGVKFSVSYAASSVLAKQIEQGAPADVFVSADTDWMDYATAKKTINEPTRVNLLGNSIVLIAPKDSKLDNVTIAQGFDLAKLAGDGRIATGDVKSVPVGKYAKAALEKLGAWQAAEPKFAMAESVRAALTLVARGEANLGIVYSTDAKVEPGVKIVGTFPADSHPAIIYPVAATTTAKPWTSDYLAFLRSTAAKTILEKYGFKFLVSPTT